The following is a genomic window from Candidatus Zixiibacteriota bacterium.
AATATAGACTTCCCGAAAATATCAACATAATTGATATTTGCAAAAGCGCCGCTTAAGGAAAACAGGGAAATTAAAATAAAAATTGACCATATGATAAAACTGCCATTTACGTGAGATGAAAAATAAAATAACAGAGACATTCCACCAAGAGCAATAATACGAGCATTGATTCCACTCAGTAAATATCCTTTTTTCATAGATTGATTGTTCAAGAACGAAGCAAAGAAAAGTTGAGCAATATTTCCACCACCCAACATAATTGCAATTAATATTCCAAGCTGCAGAGAAGAACAACCCGCATCAAGCATCATGACCGGAATAATCGTATCCACATCCATGAAATTTATTGCCAAGGCAAGAAACACAGCATGCCATAAAAAAGCATAATAATTTTGTTTGGATATCTGTTTGTTCAATTCCACTTTAAAAATTTACTCCATCTTATTTTAACTATTCTCTCGCCGCAGCACCCTTTTTAAAATTCATTCACTATTCTCAAACGGTTGTTGCCCGCTCCAACTCCTTGATTTTTCCATAAATAAAATCATAATCTTGCCAGATATTCTAACTTTTTGTGTCCAGCCCGAGGGGGCGCTATATTTATTATAGCATAAAGATTCAACTAATATCATGCTTGAAGATAAGATAATAGAACATCACACACAATATTTATCTTTATATTTGATAGAACAATCATTAATTAGCTTATAAACATCGACACTATTGTCCGGCCTTTTACAGGGTATCTCACCTAAACGGTGGGTTTAAATTTAGGCCTGATATGATGATATTTTAGCACAAAGCTTATTCGAGCAGCAAAGCTAATCTATCTATCGTATTTCTTATATTTCAGCAGGGCATCCACCGTTGCGGATGACCCTCTGCTTTCCCGCTTTGCAAAACCTATAATCAAATGCCCGGCAGATAAAAACAAACTACCTTCGGTTCGGTCATCTCCTGTAACGAAAACTTTATTCCCTCACGACCGAGGCCGGAATACTTGACGCCACCGAATGGCATGGAATCGAGCCGGTAATCGGTGGAATCGTTAATCATCACGCCGCCGCAATCAAGGTCATAGGATGCCTTGAACGCAACATCGACATTGCCGGTAAAAATCGCCGCCAGCAAGCCGTACGGCATCGAGTTAGCCTCCTTGATAGCCTCATCGAGGTCATCCACAGGATAAAGATTGACAGTCGGACCGAATACTTCTTCATAATGAATAGTAGCATCCGGCGGCACATTCTCTAATACAGTCGGCTCATACAACGCCCCATTGCGTTTTCCGCCGATTAGAACCTTAGCGCCTTGCTCGACTGCGGAATTCACCCAGCTTTCCACACGTTTAGCTTCAGTCTCGGTTATCATCGGACCCATGTCGGTATCTTCTTTTAATTTATCGCCGATTTTATATTGCTTTGTGCGGGCGACAAATTTCGTTTTAAACTCGTCATAGATATCGCGATGAACCAAAAGGCGCTGAACTCCGATGCAATTTTGTCCAGCCGCCCAGAACGAGCCGGAAACGGATGATTCAACCGCCAGTTCGAGGTCGGCGTCTTTCCAGACAATGACCGGCGAGTTGGAACCAAGTTCCATGCCAATCTTTTTTATCCCTGCTTTGCCTGCGATATGCTTGCCGGCTTCCACGCCGCCGGTGAAAGATATCATCCTGACCCTCTCATCGGATACTAAGGAATCACCGATTTCGGAGCCATTTCCGGTAATCAACTGGACAGCCATAGGCGGCAGTCCGGCTTCCAGCAATGCCTCAACCAGCTTTATCGCCGATAGCGGAGTAACCGTTGCCGGTTTTAAAATAACAGAGTTGCCGGCAGCAATAGCCGGTCCCAGTTTGTGCGCCACGAGATTCAGCGGGTCATTGAAAGGAGTAATAGCCAGCACTACACCGATAGGAAATCGATAATAATAGCCGCGGCGTTTCTCGCCGCCGGGAAACGAATCGAATGGAATCGTCTCGCCCATGATTCGTTTCGACTCCTCAGCTGAAACTATCAGGGTATTCACACAGCGCGAGGCTTCTTTTCTTGCCTCGTTTATAGTCTTTGATGCCTCTCTGGCGATGATAGCGGCGTATTCATCAAGATTATCAGAAATAATTTGCGCTGTTTTGAATAAAATCTGCGCTCTATCATAGACTGTCATCTTCTTGGTGATTTCAAAACCTTTGACCGCCGCTTTCAGGGCAATTTCCACATCCTGCTTCGTTCCCTTTGGAATTGTATCAACAATGGAATTATCGAAAGGGTCGATTACATTTATTTTATCGTTACGGTCAACCCATTGGCCATCCAAAAGCATCTTCATTTTAAGCCTCCTACATGGATTATATCAATCAAAGCGCTGTAGCCGGTTTCGGTTCTGCCTGCTCCCGGTCCTACGATGGTTACATCGCCAAGCGGTTTGGTTGTCATAGTAACGGCGTTAGTAGCTCCCATTATACCGGCTAACGGATGCGTCATGTCAATCTCCTCAGGCGCAACGCTTCCCTTAACCTTATCGCCATCGCGCCAGACTTTGCCGATTAGCTTAAAGCGTTTACCGCGCGCTTTGGCATCTTTAATAGCATCGGCTGTAATATCAGTAATGCCCTTGCATGGGAAATCATCCGGTTTGCTTTTAAAGCCGAATACGGTATTTGCCAAAATGGTTACCTTAGCCAGCGCATCCCAACCCAAAACGTCGGCATCGGGAACAGCCTCGGCATAACCCAGCTCTTGAGCTTTTTTAAGCGCATCCTCGTATGGAAGCCCCTCTTCCATTTTCGTAAGGATATAATTAGTCGTTCCGTTAAGAATGCCTTTGATTTCCGAAATGGAGCTATTAGCAAGAGTTTCCCTGATAAGGTTTAACAGCGGAGTGCCGCTTATAACAGTTCCCTCGTAGAGAAACTTCACGTTTTTATCTTTAGCAATTTTAGATAGTTCAAGAAAATTCAGCGCCAGCGGTCCTTTGTTAGTAGTGGTAACATGCATCCCCTTTTCAAGTGCTGCCCGAATATGCGAGGTAGCCGGTTCACCGGTCTTGATATCGGTATAGGTTGCCTCGACCATCATATCCGCCTCGGCTTTTTTAATAAAACTTAAGGCATCGCCATCAAAAGCATCGGGCAATGCGGAAATTTTACCGCCCGCTTTCGCTGTTTCCAAGCATTTCTGCAAGTCTATGCCATTAGGGTTGTATACGCTTCCCTTAAGCATGTCGCTTATGCCAACAACCTGAGTTTTTAGCCCGTATTGGTTTTGAAGTTCCTGCTGTTTCTCTATAAGAAGCTCGGCAAGCCCTTGTCCGACAGTTCCGAAACCGATTAATATTAATCTCATTTTACTTTATCCTCCTTTATAACGAGCCGCGTTGTTTTTCAATTTAGCGCAGCGGCTTCATTAAAGATTGTTTTATTTTACGTTATAACGATCAGGGGCATCGAAAACATCTATGACATTAACACGCGACAGGAAATTTGCCGAATGTACAACGCCCTCCGGAATATAGTACTGGTCTCCTTTACGATAGACTTTTATATCATCGCCAATGGTTAGCGACATTTCACCCTCCAGCATAATGCCCCATTGGGCGCAATGCGTATGCGGAGGCACCTTCCCCACTGGCTGAATGTCGAAAAACACCGCTTGCTTTTTGCCATCCTGCAGAAGCCAGCCCCGAATGCCGTTGATATTAATATCAATTTCCGGCAGGTTTCGAATCATATCGGGATAGATTGTATTATCCCATTTTTCTGTTAAGCTATTCATGATATTTCCTTACGAACGATAGGCTATTTTTGCAAATCGGGTTTCATGACCGCGGCGCATAATCTCTTTGGCGTCCTTATCGCAGCGTATGCATTTATGATAAATAACATCGCTGATTAATTCCGCTTTTTCTTTTCTTTCCTCATCAGGAAGG
Proteins encoded in this region:
- a CDS encoding cupin domain-containing protein; translated protein: MNSLTEKWDNTIYPDMIRNLPEIDININGIRGWLLQDGKKQAVFFDIQPVGKVPPHTHCAQWGIMLEGEMSLTIGDDIKVYRKGDQYYIPEGVVHSANFLSRVNVIDVFDAPDRYNVK
- a CDS encoding homoserine dehydrogenase, which codes for MRLILIGFGTVGQGLAELLIEKQQELQNQYGLKTQVVGISDMLKGSVYNPNGIDLQKCLETAKAGGKISALPDAFDGDALSFIKKAEADMMVEATYTDIKTGEPATSHIRAALEKGMHVTTTNKGPLALNFLELSKIAKDKNVKFLYEGTVISGTPLLNLIRETLANSSISEIKGILNGTTNYILTKMEEGLPYEDALKKAQELGYAEAVPDADVLGWDALAKVTILANTVFGFKSKPDDFPCKGITDITADAIKDAKARGKRFKLIGKVWRDGDKVKGSVAPEEIDMTHPLAGIMGATNAVTMTTKPLGDVTIVGPGAGRTETGYSALIDIIHVGGLK
- a CDS encoding aldehyde dehydrogenase family protein, which gives rise to MKMLLDGQWVDRNDKINVIDPFDNSIVDTIPKGTKQDVEIALKAAVKGFEITKKMTVYDRAQILFKTAQIISDNLDEYAAIIAREASKTINEARKEASRCVNTLIVSAEESKRIMGETIPFDSFPGGEKRRGYYYRFPIGVVLAITPFNDPLNLVAHKLGPAIAAGNSVILKPATVTPLSAIKLVEALLEAGLPPMAVQLITGNGSEIGDSLVSDERVRMISFTGGVEAGKHIAGKAGIKKIGMELGSNSPVIVWKDADLELAVESSVSGSFWAAGQNCIGVQRLLVHRDIYDEFKTKFVARTKQYKIGDKLKEDTDMGPMITETEAKRVESWVNSAVEQGAKVLIGGKRNGALYEPTVLENVPPDATIHYEEVFGPTVNLYPVDDLDEAIKEANSMPYGLLAAIFTGNVDVAFKASYDLDCGGVMINDSTDYRLDSMPFGGVKYSGLGREGIKFSLQEMTEPKVVCFYLPGI